The Lactuca sativa cultivar Salinas chromosome 2, Lsat_Salinas_v11, whole genome shotgun sequence genome includes a window with the following:
- the LOC111900902 gene encoding uncharacterized protein LOC111900902: MDTYDQTTRFRYNPTEDSIEFSGILEIFIHHARNIHNICIYENQDVYAKFSLTYNPDETLSTRIINGGGKNPEFNEKLAIKITQFDAVLKCEMWMLSRAKNFMEDQLLGFSLVPLSLILGKGELTQDFSLSSTDLFHSPAGTVRLSLSLNTNFPFDSSLISSNNSSITSEVILLDRKISEVALDIEFPDINVARENQQMVSEYFGLSQNGCSGSTRNVHSGQNHNQPGPTRIVGPGSFLCLGASDQVDDYEMTVNSGSISPQDSIQNSGFFSSTMTSLSDDRNSADSSEKKMTLIGESSNSPKIDNLNDKKEANEEPAMQQQIVDMYMRSMQQFTESLAKMKLPLNLEKIEGEDRGDVIQRPKNNVEKKKEGGRVFYGSRAFF, from the coding sequence ATGGATACGTATGATCAAACCACTCGGTTTCGTTATAACCCCACTGAAGACAGTATTGAATTTTCTGGGATTCTTGAAATATTTATTCATCATGCGAGAAACATTCATAACATATGTATCTACGAAAACCAAGAtgtttatgccaaattctccctTACTTATAACCCTGATGAAACCTTATCAACCAGGATCATCAATGGTGGTGGTAAAAACCCAGAATTCAATGAGAAATTAGCGATCAAAATCACCCAATTCGATGCTGTTCTCAAGTGCGAAATGTGGATGCTTAGTAGGGCTAAGAATTTCATGGAAGATCAGCTTTTGGGGTTCTCTTTAGTTCCATTATCTCTAATTCTTGGAAAAGGAGAATTAACCCAAGATTTTAGTCTTTCTTCCACTGATTTATTTCATTCTCCTGCTGGAACTGTCAGATTGAGTCTTTCTTTAAATACTAATTTCCCTTTTGATTCTTCCCTTATTTCTTCCAACAATTCGTCCATAACATCTGAAGTTATTTTGTTAGATCGAAAGATCTCTGAGGTTGCTCTTGATATCGAATTCCCAGATATCAATGTAGCTCGTGAGAATCAACAGATGGTTTCCGAGTACTTCGGGTTATCTCAAAATGGTTGTTCAGGTTCTACCCGGAATGTTCATTCCGGGCAGAACCATAACCAGCCCGGACCAACTAGAATTGTTGGCCCGGGCTCGTTTCTTTGTTTAGGAGCATCAGATCAAGTGGATGACTACGAAATGACAGTCAACTCTGGCTCGATTTCTCCTCAAGATAGCATTCAGAATTCGGGTTTCTTTAGTTCAACAATGACTAGTTTAAGTGACGATAGAAACTCAGCTGATTCATCGGAAAAAAAGATGACTTTGATAGGGGAATCGTCGAATTCTCCTAAGATTGACAATTTGAACGATAAGAAAGAGGCAAATGAAGAACCTGCAATGCAGCAACAGATTGTTGACATGTATATGAGGAGTATGCAACAGTTTACTGAGTCTTTGGCGAAGATGAAGTTGCCACTGAATCTTGAAAAGATTGAAGGAGAAGATCGTGGGGATGTTATTCAGCGACCAAAGAACAAtgtggagaagaagaaagaaggtgGACGGGTTTTCTATGGTAGTCGTGCTTTCTTCTGA